One genomic window of Fusarium fujikuroi IMI 58289 draft genome, chromosome FFUJ_chr01 includes the following:
- a CDS encoding related to PKR1 protein, translated as MSSFIVKLWEDIFTPGPTPTILKAANASFAALQIVLFCLLLATYNIHCVILSILCGGLWWSVNWFAAELASAQREQREKEEKEKQQQKEVSGNDGEDSETEVETTVPSKPSPVAATTSDVAVAAAGGVEPLQSKGEVKQRSGATGTQSSVSTEDEWEKVSEAENEKDK; from the coding sequence ATGTCATccttcatcgtcaagctTTGGGAGGACATTTTCACACCAGGCCCGACGCCCACCATCCTCAAGGCCGCGAATGCCTCCTTTGCCGCTCTCCAAATCGTCCTATTCTGTCTCCTGCTCGCTACGTACAATATCCATTGCGTCATTCTTTCCATCCTCTGTGGTGGTTTGTGGTGGAGCGTCAACTGGTTTGCCGCCGAGCTTGCCAGCGCCCAGCGAGAGCAGCGTGaaaaggaggagaaagagaagcaacAACAGAAAGAGGTGTCGGGTAACGATGGTGAAGACAGCGAGACGGAGGTCGAGACGACTGTCCCGAGCAAGCCGTCTCCCGTCGCCGCGACAACTTCTGACGTTGCTgtagctgctgctggtggagTCGAGCCTCTTCAGTCAAAGGGCGAAGTGAAGCAACGTTCTGGGGCTACGGGTACACAATCAAGTGTTAGTACGGAGGACGAGTGGGAGAAGGTATCCGAagctgagaatgagaaggaCAAATAG
- a CDS encoding related to sucrose transporter SUT1D, whose amino-acid sequence MPATSLPEEQAVDREYPQRHRHQELGALQHNHNVAEFQSRLHCQQNQSSWSTLQHQTSQQDLRHSYPQSNTHLTVPSVPAAGSTSRSSSISPVPTPSISPPASAVSIDALYSPRDYSPPVPTPSSTGTEVYGGHPQRDSYDRNSSGRHSQDNISLEPQGRNPANMASWSGQPAIRGSSEAVRMVLLSFVTIGITYVYLPCELQQQRSNLSWLPNIGSSSFTWGIEMTYCTPYLLNLGLTKSNTSLVWIAGPLSGLIVQPVVGVIADESKSKWGRRRPLMVVGSIIVAISLLVLGFTREIVGFVVTDDEAAKRPTIVLAVLAIYVVDFAINAVMSCSKSLIVDTLPIDKQQAGAAWSSRMSAIGHMIAYGAGAVDLLKLFGTTLGDTQFKQLTVISTIALLSSTSLTCWAVTERVLVASKPAQHEGRFKVFRQIWATLLNLPPRIQAICWAQFWAWIGWFPFLFYSTTWVGETYFRYDVPADARKSKDTLGAIGRIGSTALVIYSVITFAGAWILPMFVQSPEDNSFTHRPPQAIAGFLTRFNKVKPDLLTAWMFGHIMFAASMSLAPFATSFRFATVLVCLCGIPWTLAMWAPSAFLGVEVNKLGGGAGSDGAYRRISDEPDIELSEISHDDAALQLDHGSEVGMPSTASTGELSGIYFGILNIYTTLPQFVGTFISTIVFAVLEPGKSPELAGDEKKQPDPDGPNAIAVCLFIGAMSSLVAAYVTRKLKVM is encoded by the exons ATGCCCGCGACAAGCTTGCCGGAAGAGCAGGCGGTCGATCGCGAGTACCCGCAGCGGCATCGTCATCAGGAACTTGGAGCGTTGCAGCATAACCACAACGTGGCTGAATTCCAGTCTCGGCTTCATTGTCAACAGAATCAAAGCTCATGGTCAACTTTACAGCATCAAACTTCTCAACAGGATTTACGTCATTCGTATCCTCAGTCTAATACTCACCTCACTGTCCCGAGTGTACCTGCTGCAGGCTCGACATCCCGCTCGTCTTCAATTTCTCCTGTTCCAACACCGTCGATATCTCCCCCAGCTTCTGCCGTATCTATCGACGCTCTGTATTCACCCCGAGATTATTCGCCGCCAGTGCCAACTCCCTCTTCGACCGGTACCGAGGTTTACGGCGGCCATCCGCAGCGAGACTCATACGATCGCAATAGCTCGGGTAGACACAGCCAAGATAACATTAGCCTTGAACCTCAAGGGCGCAATCCGGCCAACATGGCCAGCTGGTCAGGACAGCCCGCGATCAGAGGTAGCTCTGAGGCTGTGCGCATGGTTTTATTGAGTTTCGTTACTATTGGCATAACGTACGTTTACTTACCCTGCGAGCTGCAGCAACAGCGATCCAATTTGAGCTGGCTTCCTAACATTGGTTCATCTAGTTTCACATGGGGTATCGAAATGACAT ACTGCACGCCCTATCTGCTTAATCTTGGTTTAACCAAAAGCAACACATCTCTAGTATGGATTGCTGGGCCGTTGTCCGGTCTTATAGTTCAGCCTGTTGTCGGCGTCATTGCGGACGAGAGTAAGTCTAAATGGGGACGTCGGCGACCGTTGATGGTCGTTGGCTCCATTATTGTCGCTATAAGCCTCCTGGTATTAGGCTTTACCCGTGAGATTGTCGGTTTCGTGGTGACCGATGATGAGGCTGCCAAGCGACCTACGATAGTATTGGCTGTATTGGCCATCTATGTTGTTGATTTCGCTATCAATGCCG TTATGTCATGCTCCAAGAGTCTCATTGTTGATACGTTACCAATCGACAAACAGCAGGCGGGGGCGGCTTGGT CAAGCCGTATGTCTGCAATTGGTCATATGATTGCGTATGGTGCCGGGGCTGTGGATTTATTGAAGCTTTTTGGAACCACGCTCGGCGATACTCAGTTCAAACAGCTCACAGTCATCTCGACCATTGCTCTTCTGAGTTCAACATCACTCACTTGCTGGGCCGTTACAGAGCGGGTGCTGGTAGCCTCCAAACCAGCCCAACATGAGGGTCGCTTCAAAGTCTTTCGCCAAATCTGGGCGACACTTCTAAACCTACCTCCTCGAATCCAAGCTATCTGCTGGGCACAGTTCTGGGCTTGGATCGGTTGGttcccttttcttttctataGTACCACATGGGTTGGTGAAACATACTTTCGTTACGACGTGCCTGCCGATGCGAGGAAATCCAAGGATACTCTCGGTGCCATTGGGCGCATAGGAAGCACTGCGCTTGTTATTTACTCCGTAATCACATTTGCAGGTGCCTGGATTTTGCCCATGTTTGTCCAGTCTCCTGAGGACAACTCCTTTACCCACCGGCCTCCTCAGGCAATCGCAGGCTTCTTGACACGATTCAACAAGGTAAAGCCTGATCTATTGACAGCTTGGATGTTTGGGCACATAATGTTTGCTGCGTCCATGTCCTTGGCGCCATTTGCAACCAGCTTCCGATTTGCGACTGTTCTGGTGTGTCTATGCGGCAT ACCTTGGACTCTCGCCATGTGGGCTCCGAGTGCTTTCCTCGGCGTCGAGGTCAATAAGCTCGGAGGTGGCGCCGGATCAGATGGTGCATATCGTCGCATTTCGGACGAGCCCGACATTGAGCTCTCCGAGATCAGCCACGATGATGCAGCTTTGCAGCTTGACCACGGTTCAGAGGTTGGCATGCCATCTACGGCTTCTACAGGCGAGTTATCGGGTATATACTTCGGCATCCTAAACATCTATACGACGTTGCCACAGTTTGTTGGTACGTTCATATCTACCATCGTGTTCGCGGTCCTCGAGCCTGGAAAGAGTCCCGAGCTCGCGGgtgatgaaaagaagcaGCCGGATCCAGATGGTCCGAACGCCATTGCGGTGTGCCTATTCATCGGAGCCATGAGCAGTTTGGTTGCAGCATATGTGACCCGGAAGCTAAAAGTCATGTAA